A stretch of the Dioscorea cayenensis subsp. rotundata cultivar TDr96_F1 chromosome 4, TDr96_F1_v2_PseudoChromosome.rev07_lg8_w22 25.fasta, whole genome shotgun sequence genome encodes the following:
- the LOC120259259 gene encoding protein FLOWERING LOCUS T-like — protein sequence MSTERERDPLVIGQVIGDVVDPFVKSVNLRLVYGTKEITNGSGFRNSAVVNQPSVDIRGNDGNSLYTLVMVDADAPSPNNPYQKEYLHWLVTDIPESRDVSFGNEIVCYESPKPSAGIHRIVFVLFQQKVQQTVHVPGWRPNFNTRDFMAFYNLGPPAAVLFFNCQREHGCGGRRYCE from the exons atgtctacagaaagagaaagagatccATTGGTTATTGGACAAGTAATTGGAGATGTGGTTGATCCATTTGTTAAGAGTGTGAATTTAAGACTAGTTTATGGTACAAAAGAGATCACTAATGGATCTGGATTTAGAAATTCAGCTGTTGTTAATCAACCTTCAGTTGACATCAGAGGAAATGATGGCAACTCTCTTTACACTCTA GTGATGGTTGATGCTGATGCACCAAGCCCAAATAATCCTTATCAAAAAGAGTATCTCCATTG GTTGGTGACTGATATCCCAGAATCAAGAGATGTAAGTTTTG GAAATGAAATTGTATGCTACGAGAGCCCAAAGCCGTCGGCCGGCATTCATCGTATTGTGTTTGTGTTGTTCCAACAAAAAGTTCAGCAAACTGTGCATGTGCCCGGATGGCGTCCAAACTTTAACACTAGAGATTTTATGGCATTTTACAACCTCGGACCGCCCGCCGCCGTGCTGTTCTTTAACTGTCAAAGAGAGCATGGTTGCGGAGGTAGACG ATACTGCGAATGA